From Oscillospiraceae bacterium CM, a single genomic window includes:
- a CDS encoding cupin domain-containing protein → MLQKVNLKEKATSLNQLFTYLNVGKLNNHTLNILKAENRTLDFHVHEKSDELFYCIEGSFDIELADGFVHLNEGEFIIVPKGILHRPICKDLVTCFLIEIEGTLNKENTGGTYEPI, encoded by the coding sequence ATGCTTCAAAAAGTCAATTTAAAAGAGAAGGCTACGTCGCTTAACCAGCTTTTTACATACTTGAATGTCGGAAAACTGAATAATCATACGCTTAATATTTTAAAAGCGGAAAATAGAACGCTTGACTTTCATGTGCACGAGAAATCCGATGAGCTGTTTTACTGTATTGAAGGCTCGTTTGATATTGAATTAGCGGATGGCTTTGTGCATCTCAATGAAGGTGAATTTATTATTGTTCCGAAGGGCATTTTGCACAGGCCTATTTGCAAAGACCTTGTAACATGCTTTTTGATCGAAATTGAAGGGACGCTAAATAAAGAGAATACCGGCGGGACATATGAGCCGATTTAG
- a CDS encoding IMP dehydrogenase has product MAYIFNEPSRTFSEYLLVPGYSGADCVPDSVSLKTPLVRFKKGEAPALSMNIPMTSAIMQSVSDDKMAVALAKEGGVSFIYCSQSIESQAAMVAKVKSHKAGFVISESNIRPNATLRDILELKQKTGHSTVAVTEDGTPSGRLVGIVTSRDYRVSRMTGDEQVSSFMTPIDKLVTAPAGTSLREANDIIWDHKLNALPVIDNNGRLMHLVFRKDYDSHKENPLELLDSHKKYVVGAGVNTRDYSERIPALLEAGADVLCIDSSEGFSEWQKRTLSWVREKYGDTVKIGAGNVVDGEGFRFLADCGADFIKVGIGGGSICITREQKGIGRGQATALIDVSKARDEYFEKTGVYIPLCSDGGIVHDYHFTLALAMGADFLMLGRYFARFDESPTNKVSVGGSYMKEYWGEGSARARNWQRYDLGGAGKLSFEEGVDSYVPYAGSLKDNVGLTLSKIRSTMCNCGSMTITELQKTAKITMVSATSIVEGGAHDVLLKENTIGSK; this is encoded by the coding sequence ATGGCATATATTTTTAACGAGCCGTCACGGACGTTTAGTGAATATCTGCTCGTACCGGGGTACTCGGGTGCAGACTGTGTCCCGGACAGCGTCAGCCTGAAAACACCGCTTGTCAGATTTAAAAAAGGGGAAGCACCGGCGCTTTCAATGAATATACCGATGACATCTGCCATCATGCAGTCGGTCTCGGATGACAAAATGGCCGTCGCACTTGCAAAAGAGGGCGGCGTCTCTTTTATTTATTGTTCCCAATCGATTGAAAGCCAGGCTGCCATGGTCGCAAAGGTCAAGTCCCACAAGGCCGGTTTTGTTATCAGTGAATCGAACATCCGGCCGAACGCAACGCTGCGTGACATATTAGAGCTGAAGCAGAAGACCGGCCATTCCACCGTCGCCGTCACGGAGGACGGGACGCCGTCCGGCCGCCTTGTCGGCATTGTCACAAGCCGCGACTACCGCGTCTCCCGCATGACGGGTGACGAGCAGGTATCAAGCTTCATGACACCGATTGACAAGCTCGTCACCGCCCCGGCTGGAACGTCTCTGCGTGAGGCAAACGATATCATCTGGGACCATAAGCTCAACGCCCTGCCGGTGATCGATAATAATGGGCGCCTGATGCACCTCGTCTTCAGAAAGGATTACGACTCGCATAAGGAAAATCCTCTGGAGCTGCTCGATAGCCATAAAAAATACGTCGTCGGCGCGGGTGTCAATACGCGTGACTATAGTGAGCGCATCCCGGCGCTCCTTGAAGCGGGGGCCGACGTTTTATGTATCGACTCGTCAGAAGGCTTCTCAGAGTGGCAAAAGAGGACGCTTTCATGGGTTCGGGAGAAATACGGGGATACTGTTAAAATCGGGGCCGGAAACGTCGTCGACGGCGAGGGCTTCCGCTTCCTGGCCGATTGTGGGGCAGATTTTATCAAAGTCGGTATTGGCGGCGGCTCTATCTGCATCACGCGCGAGCAGAAGGGCATTGGGCGCGGGCAGGCCACAGCGCTCATCGACGTTTCAAAAGCCAGAGACGAATACTTTGAAAAAACCGGCGTTTACATTCCGCTCTGCTCGGATGGCGGTATCGTCCATGACTATCACTTCACGCTCGCCCTGGCGATGGGCGCCGATTTTCTGATGCTGGGGCGTTATTTCGCCCGGTTTGACGAGAGCCCGACGAATAAGGTCAGCGTCGGCGGCAGCTACATGAAGGAATACTGGGGCGAGGGCTCGGCCCGCGCGCGCAACTGGCAGCGATACGATCTCGGCGGTGCCGGAAAGCTCTCCTTTGAAGAAGGCGTCGATTCGTATGTCCCGTACGCCGGCAGTCTCAAAGACAACGTTGGCTTGACGCTGAGTAAAATTCGCTCGACGATGTGTAACTGCGGATCGATGACAATTACGGAGCTTCAGAAAACGGCGAAAATTACAATGGTCTCCGCGACGTCCATCGTCGAAGGCGGTGCGCACGACGTGCTGCTGAAGGAAAATACCATCGGCTCAAAATAA
- the nspC gene encoding carboxynorspermidine decarboxylase, giving the protein MDGLFDAAAVKTPSYVVDEALLIKNLEILKHVMDRTGCKILLAQKAFSMFSLYPLIGRYLSGTAASGLFEARLGREEMGGETHVFSAAFCDDEFDEIADVCDHVVFNSFAQLQKFKDRAQLKDCRLGIRINPERSTQGRDIYDPCAAGSRLGVTKDNFREDLLDGVSGLHFHTLCEQNADALIVTLEAVEQKFGAVLHRMDWVNFGGGHHITRADYDVEALISAIGAFQDKYQVAVYLEPGEAVALNTGYLVSTVLDVVSNGIDIAILDASAACHMPDVLEMPYRPAVLGADFPNRKKHTYRLAGPTCLAGDVIGDYSFDRPLTVGDKLIFTDMAIYSMVKNNTFNGINLPSIAIAKADGTTQIVKTFGFADFKNRLS; this is encoded by the coding sequence ATGGACGGCCTGTTTGATGCCGCGGCTGTCAAAACGCCGTCTTATGTCGTCGACGAGGCCCTTCTGATAAAGAACCTCGAGATATTAAAGCATGTCATGGACAGGACGGGCTGCAAGATCTTACTCGCCCAGAAGGCCTTTTCCATGTTTTCGCTCTATCCGCTCATCGGCCGCTACCTCAGCGGCACGGCAGCCAGCGGCCTTTTTGAGGCCCGACTTGGCCGTGAGGAAATGGGCGGCGAAACGCACGTTTTCTCAGCGGCGTTCTGCGACGACGAATTTGACGAAATCGCGGACGTCTGCGACCATGTCGTTTTCAATTCCTTCGCGCAGCTCCAGAAATTTAAAGACAGGGCGCAGTTGAAGGATTGCCGTCTCGGTATCCGCATCAATCCAGAGCGCTCGACGCAGGGGCGCGACATTTACGATCCCTGCGCCGCCGGCTCCCGCCTCGGCGTGACCAAGGACAATTTCCGGGAAGACCTCTTGGACGGTGTGAGCGGTCTTCACTTTCATACCCTGTGCGAGCAGAATGCCGACGCGCTCATCGTCACGCTGGAGGCCGTCGAGCAGAAGTTCGGCGCTGTCCTGCACAGGATGGACTGGGTCAATTTCGGCGGCGGTCACCATATCACGCGGGCGGATTATGATGTCGAAGCACTCATCTCCGCGATCGGTGCGTTCCAGGATAAATATCAGGTGGCCGTCTATCTGGAGCCGGGCGAGGCCGTTGCCTTAAACACGGGTTATCTCGTCTCAACCGTTCTCGACGTTGTCTCAAACGGCATTGACATTGCGATTCTTGATGCCTCGGCCGCCTGCCACATGCCGGACGTTTTGGAGATGCCGTACCGCCCGGCTGTTCTCGGTGCGGATTTCCCGAACAGGAAAAAGCACACCTACAGGCTCGCCGGGCCGACGTGCCTTGCCGGGGACGTTATCGGCGATTACAGCTTTGACAGGCCGCTTACTGTTGGCGACAAGCTTATTTTCACCGATATGGCCATCTACTCAATGGTTAAAAACAACACCTTCAACGGCATTAATCTGCCGTCAATCGCGATTGCCAAAGCCGATGGCACGACTCAAATTGTCAAGACCTTCGGTTTCGCGGATTTTAAAAACCGCCTGTCATAA
- a CDS encoding NAD-dependent protein deacylase → MDEKITQLKKWIDESDNVVFFGGAGVSTESGIPDFRSVDGLYSQKYKYPPETIISHSFFLSNTAEFYRFYRDKLLVTGVAPNAAHLKLAEWETIGKLRTVITQNIDGLHQMAGSKNVLELHGSVHRNTCMRCLKPYGLEAVSATDGVPRCDCGGIIKPDVILYEEGLDADVMHAAVQHISNAEVLIIGGTSLVVYPAAGLVNYYKGKKLVLINKSTTSYDSQADLLIDGKIGEVLGQI, encoded by the coding sequence ATGGACGAAAAAATCACGCAGTTGAAAAAATGGATTGACGAGAGCGACAACGTTGTTTTCTTCGGCGGGGCGGGCGTGTCAACCGAGAGCGGGATACCGGATTTTCGGAGCGTTGACGGCCTTTACAGCCAGAAATACAAATACCCACCGGAGACGATTATCAGCCACTCGTTTTTTCTTTCAAACACGGCGGAATTTTACCGCTTCTACCGGGACAAGCTGCTCGTTACCGGCGTTGCCCCGAACGCCGCCCATTTAAAGCTGGCGGAATGGGAAACAATCGGCAAGCTCCGTACCGTTATCACGCAAAATATTGACGGGCTGCACCAGATGGCTGGGAGCAAGAATGTTCTGGAGCTGCACGGCTCGGTACATCGGAACACCTGTATGCGCTGCCTAAAGCCGTACGGATTGGAGGCCGTCAGCGCGACCGACGGCGTGCCGCGCTGTGATTGCGGCGGCATCATCAAGCCCGACGTTATTTTATATGAGGAGGGGCTTGATGCTGATGTGATGCACGCTGCCGTCCAGCATATATCAAACGCTGAGGTTTTAATCATCGGGGGCACATCCCTCGTCGTTTACCCTGCGGCGGGACTCGTTAATTACTACAAGGGTAAAAAGCTTGTTCTCATCAACAAAAGCACAACAAGCTATGATTCTCAAGCCGACCTTCTCATCGACGGTAAAATCGGGGAAGTGTTGGGGCAGATATAG
- a CDS encoding GGGtGRT protein, which produces MELFESYGRRIDKVNAALLENGIKNLDEAKALCAQHGLDPYTTARDVQPICFEDAGWAYIVGSAIALKKNCAVAAEAAKTIGIGLQAFCIPGSVAEDRRVGLGHGNLAAMLLSDETECFAFLAGHESFAAAEGAIGIARSANTVRQKPLRVILNGLGKDAAQIISRINGFTYCKTAFDYYAGTVAVTEELAYSKGERANVRCYGADDVREGVAIMHLENVDISITGNSTNPTRFQHPVAGTYKKERVELGRKYFSVASGGGTGRTLHPDNMAAGPASYGMTDTMGRMHSDAQFAGSSSVPAHVEMMGFIGMGNNPMVGATVACAVNVAKALAK; this is translated from the coding sequence ATGGAACTGTTTGAAAGCTACGGGCGCCGGATCGACAAGGTGAACGCCGCCCTTTTAGAAAACGGCATCAAAAATCTCGACGAGGCCAAAGCACTCTGCGCGCAGCATGGCCTTGACCCATATACGACAGCGCGAGACGTTCAGCCGATCTGCTTTGAGGACGCTGGTTGGGCCTATATCGTCGGTTCGGCGATTGCGCTCAAGAAAAACTGCGCCGTTGCCGCCGAGGCGGCGAAAACCATCGGCATTGGGCTGCAGGCCTTCTGCATCCCCGGCTCCGTCGCCGAGGACCGCAGGGTCGGGCTCGGGCACGGGAATCTCGCGGCAATGCTCCTCTCCGATGAAACGGAATGCTTTGCCTTTTTGGCCGGTCATGAATCCTTCGCCGCGGCGGAGGGCGCCATCGGCATCGCCAGAAGCGCCAATACTGTCCGCCAAAAGCCCTTGCGCGTCATCTTAAACGGCTTGGGGAAGGACGCCGCGCAGATCATCTCCCGCATCAACGGCTTTACATACTGCAAAACGGCGTTTGATTACTACGCCGGAACGGTTGCCGTAACAGAAGAGCTTGCCTACTCCAAGGGTGAGCGCGCAAATGTCCGATGCTATGGGGCGGACGACGTCCGCGAGGGCGTTGCGATCATGCACCTCGAAAATGTGGACATCTCCATCACCGGCAACTCCACGAATCCGACGCGTTTTCAGCACCCCGTCGCGGGTACATATAAGAAAGAGCGCGTCGAACTCGGGCGCAAATATTTCTCCGTCGCGTCCGGCGGCGGCACGGGCAGAACACTCCACCCGGACAACATGGCAGCCGGCCCCGCCTCCTACGGCATGACGGACACGATGGGAAGAATGCACTCCGACGCACAGTTTGCTGGCTCCTCCTCTGTCCCGGCGCACGTCGAGATGATGGGCTTTATCGGCATGGGCAACAACCCCATGGTCGGCGCCACCGTCGCCTGCGCGGTCAATGTGGCAAAAGCGCTGGCAAAATAA
- a CDS encoding DUF1727 domain-containing protein, whose translation MHKIRFIAALWLAKCARLALKMLRRNATYFPGYLALKICPDFLRYVGKPEKIIAVTGSNGKTTVSNLLNDILTGRSQRVLNNQLGSNVPAGIATSLLTGCSLTGKTRYSMAVLEVDERSSKRIYPYVKPDYLIVTNLFRDSAMRNAHPQYIAGFIETAVPPETKLILNADDLISAGICPHNARPYFGIDRMATDVEACINLINDVQLCPACCGALTYDYRRYHHIGKAHCQDCGFQSPQADYRASDVKTDNMTMTVSDESGSMVYPLLSDSIFNIYNVLTVVAALRELGLSHEEIKTGLEKTKIVETRFNAQKAGDVTVVMQMSKDKNALAGSRAFDYISGLPGKKEVILMMNCIHDQQHWSENVTWLYDCDFEFLNNENITRIVATGPRAKDYYLRLVFAGVPEDRLRCTLRELDAPALLAYENGESVCLFYGTDALDLVYKVQGKIKQCAEAAAL comes from the coding sequence CGAAATGCGCGCGGCTGGCGCTGAAAATGTTAAGACGGAACGCCACGTATTTTCCGGGCTATCTGGCGCTTAAAATTTGCCCCGACTTTCTGCGTTACGTTGGCAAGCCTGAAAAGATCATCGCCGTCACCGGCTCCAACGGCAAGACGACGGTTTCAAATCTTCTCAATGACATTTTAACCGGCCGCTCACAGCGCGTTTTAAACAATCAGCTCGGCTCTAACGTCCCCGCCGGGATCGCAACGAGCCTTCTGACGGGGTGTAGCCTCACCGGGAAGACGCGGTATAGTATGGCGGTTCTTGAAGTGGACGAGCGCTCGTCAAAACGCATCTATCCATACGTTAAGCCCGACTACCTCATTGTGACGAACCTGTTCCGCGATTCCGCCATGCGCAACGCGCACCCGCAGTATATCGCCGGTTTTATTGAGACAGCTGTCCCACCGGAGACGAAGCTTATTTTAAACGCTGACGATTTGATTTCCGCCGGCATCTGTCCGCATAACGCGCGTCCCTATTTTGGCATTGACCGGATGGCTACAGACGTCGAAGCGTGTATCAATCTCATTAACGACGTTCAGCTCTGCCCCGCCTGCTGCGGCGCGCTTACCTATGACTACCGGCGCTACCATCATATTGGAAAGGCACATTGCCAAGATTGCGGTTTTCAGTCGCCGCAGGCCGATTATCGCGCATCTGACGTCAAAACGGACAACATGACAATGACCGTATCGGATGAGTCCGGTTCGATGGTGTATCCGCTTCTCAGCGACAGTATTTTTAATATTTATAATGTCTTGACGGTCGTCGCCGCGCTCCGGGAGCTGGGCCTTTCTCACGAGGAGATTAAAACAGGCCTTGAAAAAACGAAAATCGTTGAAACACGGTTTAACGCGCAAAAGGCCGGTGACGTCACCGTTGTCATGCAGATGTCGAAGGATAAAAACGCGCTGGCCGGGTCGAGGGCTTTTGATTACATCAGCGGTCTGCCCGGGAAAAAGGAAGTCATCCTGATGATGAACTGTATCCACGATCAGCAGCACTGGTCGGAAAACGTTACATGGCTGTACGACTGCGATTTTGAATTTTTGAATAACGAAAATATCACCAGAATTGTGGCGACAGGCCCACGGGCGAAGGATTATTACCTGCGCCTTGTATTTGCCGGGGTGCCGGAGGACAGGCTCCGCTGCACGCTCCGCGAGCTTGATGCACCGGCGCTGCTCGCGTATGAAAACGGTGAAAGCGTTTGCCTCTTTTATGGGACAGATGCCTTAGACCTCGTCTACAAAGTGCAGGGAAAGATCAAGCAGTGCGCGGAGGCGGCCGCTCTATGA
- a CDS encoding saccharopine dehydrogenase family protein codes for MGKALIIGCGGVAAVAIHKCCQNSAVFDDIMIASRTKSKCDALKDKLSGGKTTISTAQVDADSVPELIALISAYKPDVVLNLALPYQDLAIMEACLATKTSYVDTANYEPLDTAKFEYKWQWAYRDRFEKAGITALLGSGFDPGVTGVFSAYAQKHYFDEIHTIDILDANAGDHGYPFATNFNPEINIREVTAKGSYWENGHWVETEPMEIKRVYNFPEIGNKDMYLLHHEELESLALNIKGIRRIRFFMTFGQSYLTHLKCLENVGMTAIEPIEYDGKMIVPLQFLKAVLPDPATLGPRTKGKTNIGCIFTGVKDGREKTYYVYNVCDHEACFKEVSSQAISYTTGVPAMIGAMLVMNGTWKKPGVFNVEEFDPDPFMEALNTWGLPWQESFSPELVD; via the coding sequence ATGGGAAAAGCCCTCATCATCGGCTGCGGCGGCGTTGCCGCCGTCGCCATTCATAAGTGCTGCCAAAACAGCGCTGTTTTTGACGATATCATGATCGCCAGCCGGACGAAAAGCAAGTGCGACGCGTTGAAGGACAAGCTCTCCGGCGGCAAAACGACAATTTCAACGGCACAGGTCGATGCCGACAGCGTCCCGGAGCTTATTGCGCTCATAAGCGCCTACAAGCCGGATGTTGTTTTAAACCTCGCGCTACCGTATCAGGATCTTGCCATCATGGAAGCCTGCCTCGCCACAAAGACGAGCTATGTCGACACCGCCAATTATGAGCCGCTTGATACGGCGAAATTTGAATACAAATGGCAGTGGGCTTACCGCGACCGATTTGAAAAAGCCGGGATTACGGCGCTACTCGGCAGCGGCTTTGACCCCGGCGTCACGGGCGTTTTTTCAGCCTATGCGCAAAAGCACTATTTTGACGAGATTCACACAATCGATATTCTCGATGCCAACGCGGGCGACCACGGCTACCCGTTTGCCACAAACTTTAACCCCGAAATCAACATCCGAGAGGTCACGGCCAAGGGCAGCTATTGGGAAAACGGCCATTGGGTCGAGACGGAACCGATGGAAATTAAGCGCGTTTACAATTTCCCTGAAATCGGCAACAAGGATATGTATCTTCTCCACCATGAGGAGCTGGAGTCTCTGGCTCTGAACATCAAAGGCATCCGGCGCATTCGATTTTTCATGACGTTCGGGCAGAGCTATTTGACGCATCTCAAGTGCCTTGAAAACGTCGGTATGACGGCCATCGAGCCGATCGAATATGACGGGAAAATGATTGTCCCGCTCCAATTTTTGAAGGCCGTGCTGCCAGACCCTGCAACGCTCGGCCCGCGGACAAAGGGCAAGACGAACATCGGCTGCATCTTCACCGGTGTAAAGGACGGCCGGGAAAAAACCTATTATGTCTACAACGTCTGCGACCATGAGGCGTGTTTTAAAGAAGTTTCTTCGCAGGCTATTTCGTACACGACCGGCGTTCCCGCCATGATTGGCGCAATGCTCGTTATGAATGGCACGTGGAAAAAGCCCGGCGTCTTCAACGTCGAGGAGTTTGACCCCGACCCGTTTATGGAAGCCCTCAACACTTGGGGCCTCCCCTGGCAGGAGAGCTTCTCGCCGGAGCTTGTGGACTGA
- a CDS encoding DNA-3-methyladenine glycosylase 2 family protein — translation MRVVEHGGFVELAEIREFDLARIFECGQCFRWSAASDGAYIGVAMGKAARIFQEGGSVFISGTLADFNTVWRHYFDLDRDYEAIRRAVAIDPFMTKAAAFGAGIRILRQDKWEALASFILSQCNNIPRIKKIIDTLCRLYGEPVDFDGRTFQTFPSAEAVASLSLSDLEQLRCGYRAPFLIEAARAVASGDLNLEALSNRPPEEALAALKSLAGVGDKVASCVVLFGLHRLDAFPVDTWIRKTVRDHYGSSFDPAVFGQHAGIAQQYMFFYARSNQTRADKMLCETEDAG, via the coding sequence ATGCGTGTTGTCGAGCATGGTGGCTTCGTAGAGCTTGCTGAAATCCGGGAATTTGATCTGGCGCGCATCTTTGAATGCGGGCAGTGCTTTCGCTGGAGCGCGGCATCGGACGGGGCATATATCGGCGTCGCCATGGGGAAGGCAGCCCGTATCTTTCAAGAGGGCGGCAGCGTTTTTATTTCCGGGACGCTGGCGGATTTTAACACCGTCTGGCGGCACTATTTTGATCTGGACAGGGATTATGAGGCCATCCGCCGTGCCGTCGCCATCGACCCGTTCATGACAAAAGCCGCCGCGTTCGGCGCGGGTATCCGCATATTGAGGCAGGACAAATGGGAGGCGCTCGCGTCGTTCATCCTCTCCCAGTGCAACAATATTCCGCGCATTAAAAAAATTATTGATACGCTCTGCCGCCTTTACGGTGAGCCGGTTGACTTTGACGGCAGGACGTTTCAGACGTTCCCATCGGCTGAAGCCGTCGCGTCACTCTCGCTATCGGACTTAGAACAGCTGCGCTGCGGCTACCGCGCCCCTTTTTTAATTGAAGCGGCGCGCGCCGTCGCTTCCGGTGATCTCAACTTGGAAGCGCTGTCAAACCGGCCGCCGGAAGAGGCTTTGGCGGCGCTTAAAAGCCTTGCCGGCGTGGGCGACAAGGTGGCCAGCTGCGTCGTTCTCTTTGGGCTGCACCGGCTCGACGCATTCCCTGTCGACACGTGGATCCGTAAGACCGTCCGCGATCACTACGGCAGCAGCTTTGACCCGGCGGTTTTCGGCCAACACGCAGGCATTGCACAGCAGTATATGTTTTTTTATGCCAGAAGCAATCAAACGCGGGCGGACAAAATGCTCTGTGAGACAGAAGATGCCGGATAA
- a CDS encoding ABC transporter ATP-binding protein, which translates to MLHIENLTKTYGEKRAVDNLSLHINPGEIYGFIGHNGAGKTTTIKACCGILQFDSGDITVNGKSIKADPLGCKKSLAYIPDNPDLYDFLSGIKYLNFIADVFGVPADIRQERIHKYADLFDLTSDLAQPVSAYSHGMKQKLAIISALIHEPRLMILDEPFVGLDPIASHKLKSIMRELCDGGGAIFFSTHVLEVAEKLCDKVAIIKSGRLVVAGTMEDVRGNASLESVFLELEDRK; encoded by the coding sequence ATGCTTCATATCGAGAATCTTACAAAGACTTATGGTGAAAAACGCGCTGTTGACAATTTGTCGCTGCACATCAACCCCGGGGAGATTTACGGCTTTATCGGTCATAACGGCGCTGGTAAGACGACGACAATCAAGGCCTGCTGCGGCATTTTGCAGTTTGACAGCGGCGACATCACCGTCAATGGCAAATCGATCAAAGCTGACCCGCTCGGCTGTAAAAAAAGCCTTGCCTATATTCCGGACAACCCCGATCTTTACGACTTTCTGTCTGGCATTAAATATCTCAATTTTATTGCCGATGTTTTTGGCGTCCCGGCTGACATCCGGCAGGAACGCATTCACAAATACGCCGATTTATTCGATCTGACGAGCGACCTTGCGCAGCCCGTTTCCGCCTATTCACACGGCATGAAGCAAAAGCTCGCCATCATCTCCGCGCTCATCCATGAGCCGCGGCTGATGATTCTTGACGAGCCTTTTGTCGGGCTTGACCCCATCGCATCGCACAAACTTAAAAGCATCATGCGCGAGCTGTGCGACGGCGGCGGGGCCATCTTCTTTTCAACGCATGTTCTGGAGGTCGCCGAAAAGCTGTGCGATAAGGTCGCCATTATCAAAAGCGGCCGCCTCGTCGTTGCGGGGACGATGGAAGACGTTCGCGGTAACGCGTCACTCGAATCCGTCTTCCTTGAGCTGGAGGATCGGAAATGA
- a CDS encoding DUF3795 domain-containing protein produces the protein MKAYKRDYPLFSLCGLNCGLCPRYQSKSASRCPGCGGQDFHLKHPSCAVIACSQKHDNVAYCFQCAAYPCERYQKQSDKDSFITYRHVISDLEKARVKGIEAYMKELNEKVAFLEQLVNAYNDGRRMNTYCVAVNLLDLEDLNDIKNSIRNKVNDTEMALREKIAIVISEIEEKARKNNIDLRLRK, from the coding sequence ATGAAAGCCTATAAACGAGACTACCCGCTTTTTTCATTGTGTGGATTAAACTGCGGACTTTGCCCGCGCTATCAGAGTAAAAGCGCGTCCAGATGCCCCGGCTGCGGTGGCCAGGATTTCCACTTGAAACACCCCTCCTGCGCCGTTATTGCGTGCAGCCAAAAGCATGATAATGTGGCGTACTGTTTTCAATGCGCCGCGTACCCCTGTGAAAGGTACCAAAAACAAAGCGACAAAGATTCATTTATAACTTACCGCCATGTGATTTCCGATCTTGAAAAAGCCCGTGTCAAAGGGATTGAGGCTTATATGAAAGAACTCAACGAAAAAGTCGCCTTTCTTGAGCAACTTGTCAACGCGTATAATGATGGCAGAAGAATGAATACGTACTGCGTTGCCGTCAATCTCTTGGACCTTGAGGATCTGAATGATATTAAAAACAGTATCCGGAATAAAGTGAATGACACCGAGATGGCGTTGAGGGAAAAGATCGCGATTGTAATATCTGAAATAGAAGAAAAAGCGCGGAAAAATAATATCGATTTGAGATTACGAAAATAG